From a region of the Actinopolymorpha singaporensis genome:
- a CDS encoding DUF402 domain-containing protein produces MTVPYGQGWAARWYARQAAAGRASRYSCYVDITTPARVDECGVHLVDLDLDVVRTWDGDVEVLDEEEFEEHRFALGYPEAIAKAALRSARNVREAMTAATCPFDGEVAGRRVSSFTAYEEIRLGHSDAPLS; encoded by the coding sequence ATGACAGTGCCGTACGGACAGGGCTGGGCGGCGCGCTGGTATGCCAGGCAGGCGGCCGCCGGACGGGCTTCGCGTTACTCCTGTTACGTCGACATCACCACCCCTGCTCGGGTGGACGAATGCGGAGTCCACCTGGTCGACCTGGACCTCGACGTCGTACGTACGTGGGACGGCGACGTGGAGGTCCTCGACGAGGAGGAGTTCGAGGAGCATCGCTTCGCGCTCGGCTACCCCGAGGCCATCGCCAAGGCGGCCTTGCGTTCGGCCAGGAACGTGCGGGAGGCAATGACGGCCGCGACGTGTCCCTTCGACGGGGAGGTCGCCGGCAGGAGAGTTTCGTCATTCACCGCGTACGAAGAAATCCGGCTGGGACACTCGGACGCACCTCTGTCATAA
- a CDS encoding glycoside hydrolase family 76 protein: MSETPSRSSHLLPRVLAAAGTLALGFGVLTGTAAAAPQPVRGTPAHPAAVAAKPATAAKPAEPATATLAAPVCGTLCDGAPVSDAREDRLADGATIYGRSIELHMSDLDAMGWASINNGDPTDEVWLDRSYDGGKTVADTKLGGATIPAGKRGTTTAMFNVNDPANQRTGVLRACGKAGNRDDVRCTAWTGVERPNLEGTPTKRAVQALVKLYNRDTGLWKTTGWWNSANALTAVLDYQLATGDRSYDWIIANTYDKNLHAQGGNFTNDYVDDTGWWALAWIRAYDLTGQERYLQTAKYDVDYMWSTRDDVCGGGVVWNVNQRYKNAVTNELFIKAAASLHNRIPGDSEYLDRALNIWQWFRASGMINADNLINDGLNGTTCQNNGQTTWTYNQGIVLGALTELAAATKDNSYLTQARELADASTGSEYLNPNGVLTEPCEPNGCGADGPTFKGVYVRNLGELNAVLRERPYQRYLQRQATVSYLRDRNRFDQYGVHWAGPIEAISAATQQSATEAQIAPLWGRGPSRG; this comes from the coding sequence GTGTCCGAAACACCGTCCCGGTCCTCGCACCTGCTGCCGCGGGTGCTGGCAGCGGCCGGCACGCTCGCGCTCGGGTTCGGTGTCCTGACCGGCACCGCGGCGGCGGCACCGCAGCCGGTCCGCGGCACACCCGCGCACCCGGCGGCGGTGGCGGCCAAGCCCGCCACAGCAGCGAAACCTGCCGAGCCCGCCACCGCGACCCTCGCCGCCCCGGTCTGCGGGACGCTGTGCGACGGTGCTCCGGTGAGCGACGCGCGCGAAGACCGGTTGGCCGACGGAGCGACCATCTACGGACGCTCGATCGAGCTGCACATGTCCGACCTGGACGCGATGGGCTGGGCGAGCATCAACAACGGCGACCCCACCGACGAGGTGTGGCTGGACCGGTCCTACGACGGCGGAAAGACGGTCGCCGACACCAAGCTCGGCGGCGCGACCATCCCCGCGGGCAAGCGCGGCACCACCACCGCGATGTTCAACGTGAACGACCCGGCCAACCAGCGCACCGGCGTACTCCGCGCCTGCGGCAAGGCCGGCAACCGCGACGACGTGCGGTGCACCGCCTGGACCGGCGTGGAACGCCCGAACCTCGAAGGGACACCCACCAAGCGTGCGGTGCAGGCACTGGTCAAGCTGTACAACCGGGACACCGGGCTGTGGAAGACCACCGGCTGGTGGAACTCCGCGAACGCGCTGACCGCCGTCCTCGACTACCAGCTGGCCACCGGCGACCGGTCCTACGACTGGATCATCGCCAACACCTACGACAAGAACCTGCACGCCCAGGGCGGCAACTTCACCAACGACTACGTCGACGACACCGGCTGGTGGGCACTTGCCTGGATCAGGGCGTACGACCTGACCGGACAGGAGCGCTACCTGCAGACGGCGAAGTACGACGTCGACTACATGTGGAGCACCCGCGACGACGTCTGCGGCGGCGGCGTGGTGTGGAACGTCAACCAGCGTTACAAGAACGCCGTCACCAACGAACTGTTCATCAAGGCCGCGGCGAGTCTGCACAACCGCATCCCCGGGGACAGCGAGTACCTCGACCGGGCGCTGAACATCTGGCAGTGGTTCCGGGCCAGCGGGATGATCAACGCGGACAACCTGATCAACGACGGCCTGAACGGTACGACCTGCCAGAACAACGGCCAGACGACCTGGACCTACAACCAGGGCATCGTCCTCGGGGCGCTGACCGAGCTGGCCGCGGCGACGAAGGACAACTCCTACCTCACCCAGGCGCGTGAGCTGGCCGACGCCTCGACCGGCAGCGAGTACCTCAACCCGAACGGCGTGCTGACCGAGCCGTGCGAGCCGAACGGTTGCGGCGCGGACGGGCCGACGTTCAAGGGCGTCTACGTCCGCAACCTCGGCGAGCTGAACGCGGTGCTGCGCGAGCGGCCGTACCAGCGTTACCTGCAACGGCAGGCGACCGTGTCGTACCTGCGTGACCGGAACCGCTTCGACCAGTACGGCGTGCACTGGGCCGGGCCGATCGAGGCGATCAGCGCGGCCACCCAGCAGAGCGCGACGGAGGCGCAGATCGCGCCGCTGTGGGGCCGCGGTCCCAGCCGGGGCTGA
- the rhmD gene encoding L-rhamnonate dehydratase, with protein sequence MTADRIVDVRTSFVRAEKSESARHDGGDREPVRRDHWLGGKVANPMTKYAEFRDNRDAGIGAADGGTVVVEVESESGAVGVSTTAGLATAAVIQQHLARLVVGERASAHSRTWDRMFSSTLRYGRKGLVLHAISAVDLAIWDLHGKVVGEPVHALLGGRIRGAVQVYATGPRPETAARLGFAGAKLPLVWGPSEGEAGFRNNVALAREARDAVPADFPLMYDCWMALDVDYAVRLAHAVEPLGFTWIEEPLPPDDYAGLRRIRDRMPPTMTLNTGEHEYTANGFRLLCEAGVDVIQPDLGWCGGMTEVLRIAAVARVYGVRVIPHTCGMPNYHFVVTQPGGDLAEFPVLSADGEHLAPQHAPLLLGEDVPDKGWLTVGEKPGFGLALNPDVELVPAVPELPGLAR encoded by the coding sequence GTGACAGCTGACCGCATCGTCGACGTCCGTACGTCGTTCGTCCGCGCCGAGAAGTCCGAGTCCGCTCGCCACGACGGTGGTGACCGGGAGCCGGTCCGGCGAGATCACTGGCTGGGCGGCAAGGTCGCCAACCCGATGACGAAGTACGCGGAGTTCCGCGACAACCGCGACGCGGGCATCGGCGCCGCCGACGGTGGCACGGTCGTGGTGGAGGTGGAGTCGGAGTCCGGGGCGGTCGGTGTCTCCACGACGGCGGGGCTGGCGACGGCCGCGGTCATCCAGCAGCATCTCGCCCGGCTGGTCGTCGGCGAACGTGCGAGCGCCCACTCGCGTACCTGGGACCGGATGTTCTCCAGCACCCTGCGCTACGGCCGCAAGGGCCTTGTGCTGCACGCGATCTCGGCCGTCGACCTGGCCATCTGGGACCTGCACGGCAAGGTCGTAGGCGAACCCGTGCACGCATTGCTGGGCGGCCGGATCCGGGGCGCCGTCCAGGTCTACGCGACCGGCCCGCGGCCGGAAACCGCCGCCCGGTTGGGGTTCGCGGGTGCCAAGCTGCCGCTGGTGTGGGGCCCGTCGGAGGGTGAGGCGGGGTTCCGGAACAACGTCGCGCTGGCCCGCGAGGCCCGCGACGCGGTGCCCGCCGACTTCCCGTTGATGTACGACTGCTGGATGGCGCTGGACGTCGACTACGCCGTCCGCCTCGCGCACGCCGTCGAACCGCTGGGCTTCACCTGGATCGAGGAGCCGCTGCCACCCGACGACTACGCGGGCCTGCGCCGGATCCGGGACAGGATGCCGCCGACGATGACGTTGAACACCGGCGAGCACGAGTACACCGCGAACGGGTTCCGGCTGCTCTGCGAGGCAGGGGTGGACGTCATCCAGCCCGACCTCGGCTGGTGCGGCGGGATGACGGAGGTGCTGCGGATCGCCGCGGTCGCCCGCGTGTACGGCGTACGGGTGATCCCGCACACGTGCGGCATGCCCAACTACCACTTCGTGGTGACCCAGCCCGGCGGCGACCTGGCGGAGTTCCCGGTGTTGTCCGCCGACGGTGAGCACCTGGCGCCCCAGCACGCCCCGCTGCTGCTCGGTGAGGACGTTCCTGACAAGGGCTGGTTGACAGTGGGCGAGAAACCCGGCTTCGGGCTGGCGCTCAACCCCGACGTCGAGCTCGTGCCGGCCGTACCCGAGCTGCCGGGATTGGCGCGATGA
- a CDS encoding LLM class flavin-dependent oxidoreductase, producing MRFSVTTGAAGPGLDPAGLARLAAQAERSGWDGFFLEDYLVYQGRTDVPTYDPWICLAAMAVATTRIRLGTTVTPLPRRRPWKLASEAVSVDVLSGGRLILGVGSGDGNEPGFGAVGEPVHPRERAERVDEGLAIITGLWTGRAVRHEGAHYRVDGLRYAARPVQRPRIPVWIGGDLLAPGVRRRIARWDGCCAYKGPPQASEGPITPADVRDLLAFVARERGHCEDFDVKVSGIDDPDGIAALADAGATWWGRWLAPGDPARIEDAILAGPPRV from the coding sequence ATGCGATTCTCGGTGACGACCGGAGCTGCCGGGCCCGGACTCGACCCGGCCGGACTCGCCCGGCTGGCGGCGCAGGCCGAGCGATCAGGCTGGGACGGGTTCTTCCTCGAGGACTACCTCGTATACCAGGGGCGAACGGACGTGCCGACCTACGATCCGTGGATCTGCCTGGCCGCGATGGCGGTGGCCACGACCCGGATCCGGCTCGGCACGACCGTCACCCCACTCCCCCGTCGCCGTCCGTGGAAGCTCGCGAGTGAGGCGGTGTCGGTGGACGTGTTGTCCGGTGGCCGGCTGATCCTCGGAGTCGGCAGCGGCGACGGGAACGAACCCGGCTTCGGTGCTGTCGGCGAGCCGGTGCACCCGCGCGAGCGAGCCGAGCGGGTCGACGAGGGGCTGGCGATCATCACGGGGTTGTGGACCGGCCGGGCCGTTCGCCACGAGGGAGCGCACTACCGCGTCGACGGGCTGCGCTACGCCGCCAGGCCGGTCCAGCGGCCGCGCATCCCGGTGTGGATCGGTGGCGACCTGCTGGCGCCGGGCGTTCGCCGGCGGATCGCCCGCTGGGACGGGTGTTGCGCCTACAAGGGGCCGCCGCAGGCGAGCGAAGGCCCGATCACTCCCGCCGACGTCCGGGACCTCCTGGCGTTCGTCGCCCGCGAACGCGGGCACTGCGAAGACTTCGACGTGAAGGTCAGCGGCATCGACGATCCGGACGGGATCGCCGCGCTCGCCGACGCCGGCGCCACCTGGTGGGGACGCTGGCTGGCGCCCGGCGACCCCGCCAGGATCGAGGACGCGATCCTGGCGGGCCCGCCGCGGGTGTGA
- a CDS encoding aldo/keto reductase: MTIPTRTLGRSGISVSPIGFGCWAIGGPAFRDGNPIGWGKVDDNESVAAIEAALDAGITFFDTANVYGAGHSERVLARALAGKRDRVVIATKFGNLIDEGAQQAVGRDASPASIRAQCDESLARLDTDVIDLYQFHIGDYDPEQAEDVVATLEELVQLGKIRSFGWSTDDPRRAAVFARSEHCAAIQLHANVIDDNPEMVKLIESENLAGINRGPLAMGALTGKFNRDTKFADDDVRRRFDFAGKEGRTLDALEHIRDVLTSGGRTLAQGALGWLLARSEAFVPIPGIRTVAQAQDNAGALRHGPLSAEQMAEIDTALTSLSLR, from the coding sequence ATGACGATCCCCACACGTACCCTCGGACGCTCCGGCATCTCCGTGAGCCCGATCGGCTTCGGCTGCTGGGCGATCGGCGGGCCGGCGTTCCGCGACGGCAACCCGATCGGCTGGGGGAAGGTCGACGACAACGAGTCGGTGGCGGCGATCGAGGCCGCCCTGGACGCCGGGATCACGTTCTTCGACACCGCGAACGTCTATGGCGCGGGCCACAGCGAACGCGTCCTCGCCCGGGCGCTGGCCGGCAAGCGGGACCGCGTGGTGATCGCCACGAAGTTCGGCAACCTGATCGACGAGGGGGCTCAGCAGGCCGTCGGCCGGGACGCCTCCCCCGCCTCGATCCGCGCGCAGTGCGACGAGAGCCTTGCCCGCCTGGACACCGACGTGATCGACCTCTACCAGTTCCACATCGGTGACTACGACCCCGAGCAGGCCGAGGACGTCGTGGCCACACTGGAGGAGCTGGTCCAGCTCGGCAAGATCCGGTCGTTCGGGTGGAGCACCGACGACCCGCGGCGGGCGGCGGTGTTCGCCCGCAGCGAGCACTGCGCCGCGATCCAGCTGCACGCGAACGTCATCGACGACAACCCCGAGATGGTGAAGCTGATCGAGTCTGAGAACCTCGCCGGCATCAACCGCGGGCCGCTGGCGATGGGCGCGCTGACCGGGAAGTTCAACCGGGACACGAAGTTCGCCGACGACGACGTACGCCGGCGGTTCGACTTCGCCGGCAAGGAGGGGCGCACGCTGGACGCGCTGGAGCACATCCGCGACGTGCTCACCTCCGGCGGCCGTACGCTCGCCCAGGGCGCCCTCGGCTGGCTGCTCGCTCGCAGCGAGGCGTTCGTCCCGATCCCCGGTATCCGCACGGTGGCCCAGGCGCAGGACAACGCCGGTGCGCTCCGCCACGGTCCGCTGTCCGCGGAGCAGATGGCCGAGATCGACACCGCACTGACGTCGCTGTCACTGCGCTGA
- a CDS encoding Gfo/Idh/MocA family protein produces the protein MTKPRVGVVGTGWWASTAHLPALAAHQGSQLTAICEPKPERAREVAARFGVRHVFVDLADLLAADVVDGLVIATPHTTHHALARAALEAGVHVLVEKPLTTSAAEAFELVDLAESRGLQLTVGYTYHHTPAAAFVRDAVREEIGELVCVAAQFNSATQSLFGGGEDPADADVPHPTTYADPASSGGGQGHTQVTHLMGAVIWATGREVEEVFCYQDDRGLPVDLVDVMAFRFAGGGLGTVTSTGTAVDGQPPRHRIHYDGTRGTAFHDLATGAATLVRAGGQRVECPAPSEGPAYPTGAPARAFAELLAGRGANRAPGDLAAATVAFLDAAYRSAATGRAERVPRRGEACRSLAQRTDR, from the coding sequence ATGACGAAGCCGCGCGTGGGTGTGGTGGGCACGGGCTGGTGGGCCAGCACGGCACACCTTCCCGCACTGGCCGCCCACCAGGGATCGCAGCTGACCGCGATCTGCGAGCCGAAACCCGAACGGGCACGGGAGGTCGCCGCGCGGTTCGGCGTACGCCATGTCTTCGTCGACCTCGCCGACCTGCTCGCCGCGGATGTCGTCGACGGCCTGGTGATCGCCACCCCGCACACCACCCACCACGCCCTCGCACGCGCCGCGCTGGAGGCAGGCGTACACGTGCTGGTGGAGAAGCCGCTCACCACCAGCGCGGCCGAGGCGTTCGAGCTCGTCGACCTCGCGGAGTCCCGCGGACTGCAGCTGACCGTCGGCTACACCTACCACCACACCCCGGCCGCCGCGTTCGTGCGCGACGCGGTGCGCGAGGAGATCGGCGAGCTCGTCTGTGTCGCCGCCCAGTTCAACTCCGCCACTCAGTCGCTGTTCGGAGGCGGCGAGGACCCCGCTGACGCGGACGTGCCGCACCCGACGACGTACGCCGACCCGGCCAGTTCCGGCGGCGGACAGGGCCACACCCAGGTGACGCACCTGATGGGTGCGGTGATCTGGGCGACCGGCCGGGAGGTCGAGGAGGTGTTCTGCTACCAGGACGACCGCGGGCTGCCCGTCGACCTGGTGGACGTGATGGCGTTCCGGTTCGCCGGCGGCGGCCTCGGCACCGTCACCTCGACGGGGACCGCCGTGGACGGCCAGCCGCCCCGGCACCGCATCCACTACGACGGCACCCGGGGCACGGCGTTCCACGATCTCGCGACCGGGGCGGCCACTCTGGTGCGCGCCGGCGGGCAACGGGTCGAGTGCCCGGCGCCCAGCGAGGGCCCGGCGTACCCGACAGGCGCGCCGGCTCGCGCGTTCGCCGAGCTGCTCGCCGGCCGTGGCGCCAACCGTGCGCCCGGTGACCTCGCGGCCGCCACCGTGGCGTTCCTGGATGCGGCGTACCGTTCGGCGGCGACAGGGCGGGCCGAACGCGTGCCACGCCGAGGTGAGGCCTGCAGGTCTCTCGCGCAGCGCACCGACCGTTGA
- a CDS encoding FG-GAP-like repeat-containing protein, with product MPGMRSVSRRVWATSIAACLPTVMVGAAAIATPAATPTPALTPARVAAPSDFNGDGSVDLALGSQATVAGFPFAGMVPTVYGTGTTLNPAKRQRIDESLPWVPGTPQQDEGFGSTLASADFNADGFADLAVCAPTETENGFGGVGALYILFGTSKGLTRASRVVSNCDEVAAGRFNGDGLPDLAILGDQPKVMYGSATLSNPGGIVLKNFGATGGALFGRAALASGDLNHDGFSDVVYTVSRTRGVVLQVYFGGAGGLGSSPSQLIATSLSTAASIGDINGDGFGDLAVGSPTEPVGGHILAGQVRVWYGSASGLNLTRGVTVINQDSPGVPGGPEAGDYFGYSVALGDATGDRRADLAIGVPFEDIGTVVDAGYATVILGAAGGLNLTTAKPYQQGTGGVPGTVRAGNEFGWAMVFRDFNRDNRADLVVTAVGTNANQGLAMVLTGTTTGVVGPGVFPVLTPQTLAFPAPARAFFGVSLSR from the coding sequence ATGCCCGGAATGCGGTCGGTCTCCCGGCGGGTGTGGGCGACGTCAATCGCGGCTTGCCTTCCCACGGTGATGGTCGGCGCGGCGGCGATCGCCACGCCGGCCGCGACACCCACACCGGCACTCACACCCGCCAGGGTGGCTGCGCCCAGCGACTTCAACGGCGATGGTTCCGTCGACCTCGCACTCGGCTCGCAGGCGACCGTCGCCGGGTTCCCGTTCGCGGGCATGGTTCCCACCGTCTACGGCACCGGCACCACCCTCAACCCGGCCAAGCGGCAGCGCATCGACGAGTCGCTGCCCTGGGTGCCGGGGACCCCGCAGCAGGACGAGGGTTTCGGATCCACACTCGCCTCGGCCGACTTCAACGCCGACGGTTTCGCCGACCTGGCGGTGTGTGCGCCCACCGAGACCGAGAACGGATTTGGGGGAGTCGGGGCCCTCTACATCCTGTTCGGCACCTCCAAGGGATTGACCCGCGCCTCCCGCGTGGTCTCCAACTGCGACGAGGTGGCGGCCGGAAGGTTCAACGGGGACGGCCTCCCCGACCTCGCGATTCTCGGCGACCAGCCCAAGGTGATGTACGGAAGTGCGACGCTGAGCAATCCCGGTGGCATCGTGCTGAAGAACTTCGGGGCCACCGGCGGAGCCCTGTTCGGGCGCGCCGCGCTCGCGTCCGGTGATCTCAACCACGACGGTTTCTCCGACGTCGTCTACACCGTCTCCCGTACGCGTGGGGTGGTCCTGCAGGTCTACTTCGGCGGCGCCGGCGGCCTCGGCAGCTCGCCGTCGCAGCTGATCGCCACGTCGCTGTCCACCGCTGCCTCTATCGGCGACATCAACGGCGACGGCTTCGGTGATCTGGCGGTGGGCAGCCCCACCGAACCGGTCGGCGGGCATATTCTCGCCGGGCAGGTACGCGTCTGGTACGGCAGCGCGTCCGGGCTCAACCTGACCCGCGGTGTCACGGTGATCAACCAGGACTCACCCGGGGTCCCGGGCGGCCCGGAAGCGGGCGACTACTTCGGCTACAGCGTCGCCCTCGGCGACGCCACCGGCGACCGCCGGGCCGACCTCGCCATCGGGGTGCCGTTCGAGGACATCGGCACGGTCGTCGACGCCGGGTACGCGACCGTGATCCTCGGTGCCGCCGGCGGCCTGAACCTCACCACGGCCAAGCCGTACCAGCAGGGCACCGGGGGCGTGCCGGGCACGGTGCGGGCCGGTAACGAGTTCGGGTGGGCCATGGTTTTCCGGGACTTCAACCGGGACAACCGCGCGGACCTCGTCGTAACGGCCGTGGGTACGAACGCCAACCAGGGCCTTGCCATGGTGCTGACGGGAACGACGACCGGTGTGGTCGGCCCCGGTGTGTTCCCGGTGCTGACGCCGCAGACGCTGGCTTTCCCGGCGCCGGCCCGGGCGTTCTTCGGCGTCTCGCTCTCCAGGTAG
- a CDS encoding pentapeptide repeat-containing protein produces the protein MAALVVLAALTAGLAACASGSHGRNCPRAQAGPDLSDRTLSGSSLTRRTMRCANLEGTTLDGQHVSRATLRRANLHRASLAAARLSHVDLSGADLTDAVLETATLRGVDLGGADLRRAGLHGAYLSAVGLIRARLNAADLSQVTLTRADATGADLREADLSGARMVDSDLTGARLEDADLSGTVWSDVVCPDGSRSSGQPQTCVGHLEPAG, from the coding sequence GTGGCCGCCTTGGTCGTTCTCGCCGCCCTGACCGCGGGCCTCGCGGCCTGCGCGTCCGGCAGCCACGGGCGCAACTGTCCCCGGGCTCAGGCGGGCCCCGATCTGTCCGACAGAACGCTGTCCGGCTCCTCGCTCACCCGCCGGACGATGCGCTGCGCGAATCTCGAAGGGACCACCCTCGACGGCCAGCACGTGAGCCGGGCCACCCTGCGCCGGGCAAACCTGCACCGGGCGAGCCTGGCCGCGGCGAGGCTCAGCCACGTCGACCTCTCCGGCGCCGACCTCACCGACGCGGTCCTCGAGACCGCGACGCTGCGGGGCGTCGACCTGGGCGGCGCGGACCTGCGCCGGGCCGGCCTGCACGGCGCCTACCTGTCCGCGGTGGGACTGATCCGGGCGCGGCTGAACGCCGCGGACCTGAGTCAGGTGACGCTCACCCGGGCGGATGCGACGGGTGCAGACCTGCGCGAGGCGGACCTGTCCGGCGCCCGGATGGTCGACTCCGACCTCACCGGCGCCCGGTTGGAGGACGCCGACCTCTCCGGCACTGTGTGGTCGGACGTGGTGTGCCCGGACGGCTCGCGGTCGTCGGGCCAGCCGCAGACCTGCGTCGGTCACCTCGAGCCCGCCGGGTGA
- a CDS encoding MFS transporter, with protein sequence MEPRQARGEHQDGHHNQHQNQRRNERPREQERGEQADGAVSRQQWTWSVLAGMASYLDAGSIVALGAGLALFQSYLHLSSGAVGALAAIGPNAIGCAIGAFIGGRLGDKLGRKRIYKYDLLVYALGILCIALAFNAPMLFVGTLVVGIAVGADVPTSLALVAEFSPAKARGKLLGFTQVAWGAGPLIVLILAYLLAPLDLLGIRIVFLHLFVVALVTWALRRRLTESPRWQSASDGGKQVPPHHRVRALFGGANLRALVWTATIYVFWNIAAGTGGIFTPYIIKTLHAGSQAASVALSAVGFAIGMIATPLLFMKYADHSHRVRRIMWGAGGVMQVVAYGAYLVFPFTVPVIILNIVLFAVGGALAGEAFYKVFSQELFPTMLRGTAQGITFGVARTCLGVWSLFVPTLATAGIRPVAALLSLFLLVSAVVGYFFMPNTSGKSLEQIESERSTAPG encoded by the coding sequence GTGGAACCACGACAGGCGCGCGGTGAGCACCAGGACGGTCACCACAACCAGCACCAGAACCAGCGCCGGAACGAGCGCCCGCGCGAGCAGGAGCGCGGCGAGCAGGCCGACGGGGCCGTCAGCCGCCAGCAGTGGACCTGGTCGGTCCTGGCCGGGATGGCGTCCTATCTCGACGCAGGCTCGATCGTTGCCCTCGGCGCCGGGCTCGCGTTGTTCCAGAGTTACCTGCACCTGAGCAGCGGTGCGGTGGGAGCGCTGGCCGCGATCGGTCCGAACGCCATCGGCTGCGCGATCGGCGCCTTCATCGGCGGACGGCTCGGTGACAAGCTCGGCCGCAAACGCATCTACAAGTACGACCTGCTGGTGTACGCCCTCGGCATCCTGTGCATCGCGCTGGCGTTCAACGCACCGATGTTGTTCGTCGGGACCCTGGTGGTCGGCATCGCTGTCGGCGCCGACGTGCCGACCTCGCTCGCCCTGGTGGCGGAGTTCTCCCCGGCGAAGGCCCGCGGGAAGCTGCTCGGCTTCACCCAGGTCGCCTGGGGCGCCGGGCCGCTGATCGTGCTGATCCTCGCTTACCTGCTCGCGCCGCTGGACCTGCTGGGCATCCGGATCGTCTTCCTGCACCTGTTCGTCGTCGCGCTGGTCACCTGGGCGCTGCGCCGGCGGCTCACCGAGTCGCCGCGCTGGCAGTCGGCCTCCGACGGCGGTAAGCAGGTGCCGCCACACCACCGGGTGCGGGCGCTGTTCGGCGGTGCCAACCTGCGGGCGCTGGTGTGGACCGCGACGATCTACGTGTTCTGGAACATCGCCGCCGGCACCGGCGGGATCTTCACTCCGTACATCATCAAGACGTTGCACGCGGGCAGCCAGGCGGCCAGCGTCGCGTTGTCAGCCGTGGGTTTCGCCATCGGGATGATCGCCACGCCGTTGCTGTTCATGAAGTACGCCGACCACTCCCACCGGGTGCGGCGCATCATGTGGGGTGCCGGCGGTGTCATGCAGGTGGTGGCGTACGGCGCATACCTGGTGTTCCCGTTCACCGTGCCGGTGATCATCCTCAACATCGTGCTCTTCGCCGTGGGCGGTGCGTTGGCCGGCGAGGCGTTCTACAAGGTGTTCAGCCAGGAGCTGTTCCCGACCATGTTGCGGGGTACGGCGCAGGGCATCACGTTCGGTGTCGCGCGTACCTGTCTGGGCGTGTGGAGCCTGTTCGTCCCCACGCTCGCGACCGCGGGGATCCGGCCGGTCGCGGCGTTGCTGTCGCTGTTCTTGTTGGTCAGCGCAGTCGTGGGGTACTTCTTCATGCCCAACACGTCCGGTAAGTCGCTGGAGCAGATCGAGTCCGAACGCTCGACCGCGCCGGGCTAG
- a CDS encoding VOC family protein, whose product MTYQNLLPRLIVSDANAAIDFYRKAFGAEEVARFADDDGKIVHAELRFGSVAITLKDEDPGSPDMGPAGLEGSPVILTLYVSDADTASAQLEGAGATVVFPVGDSPYGRMGRLRDPFGHVWMLHQDPPDFAG is encoded by the coding sequence ATGACCTACCAGAACCTGTTGCCCAGACTGATCGTTTCCGACGCGAACGCGGCCATCGACTTCTACCGCAAGGCGTTCGGCGCAGAGGAGGTCGCTCGGTTCGCCGACGACGACGGGAAGATCGTGCACGCCGAACTCCGGTTCGGGTCGGTGGCGATCACCCTGAAGGACGAGGATCCCGGCTCTCCCGACATGGGGCCGGCCGGGCTGGAAGGCTCGCCGGTGATCCTCACGCTGTATGTCTCCGACGCCGACACGGCGTCGGCACAACTGGAGGGTGCCGGCGCCACTGTGGTCTTCCCGGTCGGCGACTCGCCCTACGGACGGATGGGCCGCCTGCGGGATCCATTCGGCCACGTGTGGATGCTCCACCAGGACCCACCCGACTTCGCCGGCTGA